The following proteins are co-located in the Microplitis demolitor isolate Queensland-Clemson2020A chromosome 3, iyMicDemo2.1a, whole genome shotgun sequence genome:
- the LOC103571549 gene encoding odorant receptor 67a-like → MKAVCIQVKRKDVNELHETLDSYYDDLIRKPKLSNIVSEGITTFRRLPILITGFVTLTCISYAIVPILSIINQWRHDIHPIKYNLIFPTAYPWYPSPHTFIYNFHFVNEYLTTFSIIFITGSFDSLFIYHIFQIIGILREIAHDISLIDQDTNSEIIVRQCVIKYEILLECRHKMEKIYGPIILWTMKTNAIILCAVIFQLSHAKTIPIMVAMICAGHAGLKLTQVYLYAWSGTRLTTESDKLRDAIYNANWIGNKQLINSLIIMLIQKPLVMRAYHFTTVSIDMFSAVINTTISYYLLLKT, encoded by the exons ATGAAA gCAGTTTGCATCCAAGTTAAGCGTAAGGACGTAAATGAATTGCATGAAACCCTTGATTCATATTATGATGATTTAATAAGGAAaccaaaattatcaaatatcgTTTCTGAAGGAATAACAACTTTTCGACGATTGCCGATATTGATAACGGGATTTGTGACACTTACGTGCATTTCCTACGCAATAGTTCCaattttgtcaataataaaccAATGGAGACATGACATCCAcccaattaaatataatcttaTTTTTCCAACTGCATATCCTTGGTACCCTTCACCccatacatttatttacaattttcactTCGTCAATGAATACTTAACAACATTTAgcattattttcataactGGTAGTTTCGATagtctttttatttatcacatttttcaaataattggcATTCTCCGTGAAATCGCACATGATATATCGCTTATTGATCAAGACACGAATTCAGAAATAATTGTACGACAATGTGTTATCAAGTACGAAATATTGTTGGAGTGTCGCcataaaatggaaaaaatttatggaccAATAATACTATGGACTATGAAGACAAATGCGATTATACTTTGCGCAGTTATCTTCCAACTTTCTCAT GCAAAGACTATACCTATTATGGTAGCAATGATATGTGCAGGGCATGCAGGATTAAAACTAACACAAGTTTATCTTTACGCTTGGTCAGGAACACGGTTAACTACTGAG aGTGATAAATTAAGAGACGCAATATATAATGCTAATTGGATTGGAAACAAGCAGTTAATAAATTCGTTAATTATTATGCTTATTCAAAAACCACTCGTTATGAGAGCCTACCACTTCACGACTGTGTCAATTGATATGTTTTCAGCG gTTATTAATACAACAATAtcttactatttattattaaaaaca
- the LOC128667456 gene encoding uncharacterized protein LOC128667456 has protein sequence MLREISYHILTLDKNNSELTIRQCVDKYEILLKCCKKVQKIYGPIILWTMNVNAIVLCAVIFQLSHSEKFRECIYAANWVGNNRMKSSIIIMLAQKPLILTACNLLHVTIDMFVKVINTTVSCYLLLKTHIP, from the exons ATGTTACGAGAAATATCATACCATATATTAacattagataaaaataatagtgaatTAACAATACGTCAGTGCGTTGATaagtatgaaatattattgaaatgctgcaaaaaagttcaaaaaatttatggaccAATAATCCTGTGGACTATGAATGTTAATGCGATTGTACTTTGCGCTGTCATTTTTCAACTTTCTCAT aGTGAAAAGTTCAGAGAGTGTATTTATGCCGCAAATTGGGTTGGAAATAATCGAATGAAgtcttcaataattataatgcttGCCCAGAAACCACTAATTTTAACGGcatgtaatttattacatgTGACAATTGATATGTTTGTAAAA gttATAAATACGACGGTGtcctgttatttattattaaaaac TCATATTCCTTAA